agagggggtgatccgagtttcgatccatttttagggggtgtttcataaatttccctataAATTAATATGGATTAAAATTGACCGATCCAATCCCGAttcttgaaaattgaaaaccaaaccaaatttttggggaagatggacCCGGACTAATTAATTGGATGGGAAGAAAACAACAACATCTAACAACCACAATGGATCGATCAAACGCGTAGTCAGGTATAATTAAAGAAAATCATCAACCTTCAAGGCAGCAGTTCGGTGTGGTCTCCATCTGGTAGGTGAAACCTTCATAGCTGCTTCCATTTCGTAATAAAAGGTAACACATGATGTTGACTTGACCggcaattttgatttttaaatgaATCACAACGATAAACAAAGTTTTTTtgatgttatttatttatttataggacCAATGGAAGGGAATTAAGGATAGAATTTAATTGATAAGCCAAATAATCAGAATCCAATTGTTCTCTTCTCCCATGGCGTCGTCCTTCATTACATTTGTAATGAAAATAGTTGTTTGGGTTTCTTTGATCACCATTGTAAGCcctgcaacaacaacaatagcaCCAAAAGAAGAAGCCAAGGCTCTACTCAACTGGAAGGCTAGTGGTTCTTACTTTCCTGATTCCTGGAATGCAAATGATACAAGGCCATGTAAGTGGGAGGGGATAGTTTGCAATGCAGTGGGAAGAGTAACAGTGTTAGACCTATCACATTCCTTCGTAGTTGCTGAGCTCGATAGATtgaatttctcttctttccaaTATCTAGTTCGTCTCGATCTCAGTTGGAATGATGGATACTACTTCGGTAACCCTACCACAGGAATTTGGGGAACCATCCCAGACGACATCGGTATGCTTTCCAAACTTACCCATCTCTTCTTATCTCGCAATAGAATCAATGGCCCAATACCTCGAGAGATAGTAAACCTCAAAAATCTCAATCAGTTGGACCTCTCTTACAATTGGATCACTGGCTCAATACCTCGAGAGATAAGAAACCTCAAAAATCTCAATCAGTTGTACCTCTCTGACAATAGTATCAATGGCTCGATACCTCCGGAGATAGGAAACCTAAAAAATCTCAATCAGTTGGGCCTAGGAGGTAACATGCTTTTTGGTTCAATACCTACACAGATATTGAATTTGGAAAATCTAAAAGAGTTGCGACTAGGAAGTAACATGCTTTCTGGTTCAATACCTCCACAGATTGGGAATTTGAGAAATCTAAATCAGTTGGACCTCTCTTACAATTGGATCACTGGCTCAATACCTCGAGAGATAAGAAACCTCAAAAATCTCAATCAGTTGTACCTCTCTGACAATAGTATCAATGGCTCGATACCTCCGGAGATAGGAAACCTAAAAAATCTCAATCAGTTGGGCCTAGGAGGTAACATGCTTTTTGGTTCAATACCTACACAGATATTGAATTTGGAAAATCTAAAAGAGTTGCGCGACTAGGAAGTAACATGCTTTCTGGTTCAATACCTCCACAGATTGGGAATTTGAGAAATCTAAATGAGTTAGACCTAAATAGAAATAACCTTACCGGTTCAATCCCTATGGAAATTGGATATTTGGATCGGTTAACACTACTTTATCTTTCACACAACAAGTTAAATGGTCCAATACCTGCACAGATGAAGAAACTCAATTTAACTTTCATGGATTTAGACATGCGCTACAATGACTTGGAGGGTCCTGTTCCTGATGAAATAGCTTTGGAAACTCCGCCAGAATCATGGAATAATAACAAAGGTTTGTGTAGTTATTATTGGAACCTCCCATGTAGAGGTAGCAAGAACAGGCTTAAAGTCAAGGTTCCCATTATTATATCTCTTTCTGGTATCATCATATTTGTTGCATTTGTAATTGTTATTGTCCGGTTCCTCTTGAAACGAAAGTCGAAGAATTTTATCATTGATACAACAACGGCACAACAAAATGGAGATATATTTTCCATAAGGAACTACGACGGGACGATTGCATATAATGATATCATGGTAGTTACAGAAGAATTTGACATTAGATATTGCATAGGCACCGGAGGCTATGGGAGTGTTTACATAGCAAAGCTACCTACAGGGAAAGTAGTAGCTGTGAAAAAGCTTCATCGCCTAGAAGCTGAAGAGAAAATCTTTGAGAAGAGCTTCACCAATGAGATACATGTATTAACAAGAATAAGGCATCGGAACATCGTGAAACTTTATGGATTTTGCTCCCATCCAAGGTGTAATTTCTTAGTTTACGAATACATAGAAAGGGGAAGCTTAGCTTATGTTCTTGGAAATGAAGCAGAAGCCGTGGAATTGGATTGGAATAAACGTATAAATGTCATCAAAGGGTTCGTTCATGCTTTGTcttacatgcatcatgattgCACACTACCATTAATTCATCGAGACATATCGAGCAACAATGTCTTGTTAGATGCAGATCTCGAGCCTCATGTTGCTGACTTTGGAACTTCTAGATTTCAAAATCCTAATTCATCGAACCGCACTATACTTGCAGGCACATATGGATATATTGCTCCAGGCAAGTTACCATCTATTCCTCCTTTTTTTCATGCTTATAATTCTAAGAATATTGATAATATTTGGACCGTTCAATCATTTTTACCCCAAAAGTTCAATTATTTTCCAGATGAACCTAGCAGACTATAATTAATTGGTTTAATAACTGCAACCCAACTTTAGTTTGATAGAGTTATGGGCCAAGAAATCTTGTTGGGTTGTTAGGAATCATTTCAATCAGGTTTAAGTGCCCACAATGGCCGATGCCCAAAACCATAAACTTTATAACATATCATCTATGTTCTGTTTATCTTCCTGATTTTCATTACTTTTctagtatttttattttggctgcgtctgtttgtaaccaaacAGAATTTGTAACCAAACTATTTTGCCCTTATATACAATGAAGTGGCAATGTAATAAACAGTTTACTGATGTAATGTCATAGAGGGGCAAGAGTGAGAGACGTCGCTCCAACTGAGAATAAGAAATTTCAAGCAAAAATGCCGGAAGAGGTTGCAGACGAGCTCAgtcaatctctctccctctgtttAACCCCTGCCCTTTCTCTCCCACGCTTCAGAGCTTCAATCTCTTGTTCTCTCCAACAATTTCATCTCTGGTTTGTTGTTGGAGAGGTGGAATCCATGGCACCCAATGCTCAGCCTTTCCAACGTCAATCTGGATCTCGTAACAGCAGGGGACTGTAGGGCGCTAATCCGAGAAGCGATGTGGATTTCCTTGTAGCCCCCTCTTTCTTGTATCAAATGATGAACTTTTAGGTTTTCTGCTATCTCCCCTGATTTTTTCGGACTTTTGATAAGGCACTCTCATCAATGCTTCCGTGCATGAAATTGGCATTGGCAACGGAGTTGTGGTGGTGTTTCCATGGTGTATGTTTCTGAAAGGCAACCCTTTGGTAGATGTCTCTGTGTGTCCATCTCGATCagtcttcttttctctcatttGCTAGttggtcaattttttttggattaatcTAAGAGAGAGAGCATGTGTTGTTTGTTGTGGAGGATTGCTTATCCCAACTAGGGAATCCGGGAACAGTGTAGGGAGGGTTCGTAGTGGAGGTAATAATCAATACAAAATccatgctcttggagattgGAATTCAGGGATGAGCTcagatttttatgtttttcaatgGTTAGCCCAAGCCTAAAATCCAATATCTTATGAGGTGCTCAGGCAACTACATACTAGCTGGTCTAACTTGGTAAACTCTCATTCCAACCTCATTTACATTCCAATAACATAGTGGTCTTGGTAGGATGATCCACAAGGCACCAACAAAAGAAGATGTGATCCCTTTAGAAATTAACACTATAGTGGAAACCCTTCTAATAGTACAAGTCTAGCCATAAATAGGCCAATCAACCTTCCCAGCCCCACAAAGAAACATAacagaaaatttttaaaaaaaatctacaaaCGTCCAAACATGATTACCAAGAAATTGCTTCCCCCTCTGGAATTTCTTATCCCTCTAGCTGATTGATGTTGGCTCTGTATTCTCCTTTTCATGTTAGTATTTTCATTTCTCTACTAAAATATTGCTACTGTTGTCAAATATTACATATTTCTTGAATTAGTAATTTGAATGTTTTCATAAGATTATATGAAGAatcttaaattttattttttttttaatctttttgttTCCCCACTTTTCAGAGCTTGCTTATACAATGGTTGTGACAGAAAAATGCGATGTTTATAGCTTTGGGGTATTGGCACTAGAGATAATTATGGGAAAGCATCCGGGTGAACTCAACTCTTCATTATCCTTTCTAAATGCAAAAGACATTATACTAAAGGATGTGTTAGACTCACATCTCCCACCACCAACACAATTGGTAGCACAAGATCTAACTTTCTCAATAATGCTTGGAATTGCATGCTTGCACACCAATCCAAAATCTCGTCCAACTATGCAATATGTGTCTCAGAAACTAGGAAGCCCTACAAACCCTGATGGCAACTGTTCTACACAAATTCATTGTGGTAATTAGGCACCTcgaaataaaatcaaatccaTATAGTTTCATTGAAGTGGATTGTAGATTGCTAAGGTGTTTTCATGTTGTATTTAAAGTATTGTTAGTTTCtttcttaaattgtttttttttttttttttttttttttttggtatttccaTGTTAAAGATTTAAGCATATtgtttcttaaaataaaaaacaaaaatcaatggaACCTGTTCTTCAAAATGGATTATCGTTTACTGTAACTAGTATGTGTTAGAACAAgcaagggttttgtcaaacccgatTCCGTCCCCATACAGATTACTAGAACATGATTGAATCAAATAGCATGGAAAGCAAAGTGTACCAGGCACCCACGTGTGCTGATGAAGAACAGATAAGATCGCATCCAATCGCAGCAATGATCCGTTAAGAATAAATGCAAGTCCTTGAATAATCTCGGACATCCacgatggggatcttctacagtctcctagactctcccacagctccctttcttgtggagaaaagagaaaagagaaaatagtgaCTGCAAGGATCCCTCATcagtagtatttataatactccccaaaccctaacccacttccacaatgggccaggccggtccggtccatctcaataaaatagtagcatGCCACatcagcccttgtatttcttgatccccatcaatgatcgatccgataattaattaagcctacACTCGTCGCATTTTGGGAAAATCCTAACAGTATGTCATCATAAAGTCTTGTTATACAAATAATTATTTCATCCCTTCTCATAAAACATGATCATTCTTGACCAAGAATGCTTATATTCCAAACCGAATGATGAGGattaattttggatttttttttttgggtgtatcAGAGACTTAAATCATGCATTTATCATAACAAGGTGTATCTATAATGACACATTATAATACATCTTATCTcaataaataatatttatttGCCTAATATACAGAACTTGGGAAATTGCCCAATTCCTTCCTGTCGGTACCGAAGTCCAAGTCGACACTCAGAGACCTTTAGTCGACATCGATCCAATTTTCCATCGACATCGACCCATCTCCATCCAATGTCAAGTAGAGCATTCCTACTGTCTAACTTGCCTCGACATTCAGAATTCTTACACCGACATCCAAGCCATCCCCCTCGATGTCGAGAGTTGTTCATCGACAGCCACTCAATGTTGACTCGACCTCAGTTCAATGTTGACTCTGTGCAAATCCGAGAAGTtcaaacttgccatgtttagctccgATTTCGATTCCTTTTGCGATCAAGCCCAATTTAGGCAACTTGAATGCGTATTTTGgcttccttaggccccaagaaacctCTCTATTGACAATAAATCACTTGCCCACACCCCATTAGCCATAACCTTGACCAAACACCTATTATCAATACAAAGACAACATTTACCGACGATTTGGATCAAACCCAACATTcttacacgaatttgggagtgcacacacccctctacaatTATAAATACACTCCTTGCTTGTTCCTTGATGCCCTTTGAACACCATCCGAGTTCCTTGCTTCCTTGAttgtggctgaaggaaaacttccTCTTTTGTTAGTAGTAGAATTATGGAAGTGTATTTCCTTTTACTTGAAGATTTAGCTGTTTCCCATGTAGAATTGCATtgttatgccaaaataggtgtcgatagGGAGAGGGATGACCGCACCCGATCGTATGTTGTAAGCTAGCGAGCGTCACCAATGATGGTGCAAGACGGGGTATTagttcatgagagagagagagagagagagagagagagaacaattgCACTAGCTTGCGAATTTTGGAGGGAGTGGGTGTTCCCTACTGCCCGAGTGCGGTTTCAGGAAATGAGGGAACCCCTTTGTAATTTGAAAATTGGATGAGGGGCATTTATGATATATCAGCCCCACACATAGTTTTaatgtgtgtggggggggggtgcaatttaattttgggtaaattacagatcaccccttggtttttaaaaaaactcaaatgtccccctctatagtaacggtgttagtctgttgttagttattggtgtgaaaggactattttacccttgtactaaaatattagaattaaatttacaatactacccttccttcatcttcaacattggtcaagggtaatttacggatttaaatttatttaattggctgacatcatcacttaatagcataaaactaacgttagGGACTATGTTAtcattttggggtctaaactaggggtgatttgagttttttcaaaaatcagggggtgatctgagtttcgattgaaaactagggggtgatctgtGATTTACCCTTTAATTTAAGTTCCAAGAGGTATTGGGTTCAAGTAGGGGTGAaatagggccgggttgggccgggtttttcaaaaccctggcCAACCCTGGAACCCTTTAGCTTCACCCAGGCCCGCCCTGACCTTGACTCAGAGTCTAAAAAACTCaacccaggcccaaccctgtCGGGCCCAGCCAGCCCAGCCCAGGCccaccctgattgaccctgatcgggCCGGGTTGGTttgggttggccctgattgaccctgattttgtcaGGGCCAAATTGACCCtttttgaccctgatttttttttttttaatcatttttgtCCTCCTATGCATTTAAAAATTGTGAAACACATGTTCTCTAAATCACAGTAATATATGCCCAAAAGGCACAACGAATCAAATAATATACAGTCCTCCCCTAGCCATTTTGGTAACAGGAAATTCTATAGCTAAATAGCACAAGCAAAACTGCAAATTAATGATGAAGGCTACAACTGTTTATCAGTGATTGTTTATTAACAGAACTTAGGCATGACCTCAAGTTTATTTGTATATATTATATGACAATTGATAGTGCATCGATATGAGGTTCAGAGTACTTACAGTCGTGTATagtttctttcatttattatACGTTTCTAAATCGTTGCAGTACATAAAGGCAtgatttgatgaaaataaaagatTGTAGAGAAGTATTTACTAGGTAGTAGAGTAAGTTTTGTTTGTGAAGAATGTACCCTATTCTGTCTTGAAAAATGATCGGACCAATGGAAGAAAGCTAGGTAACCatcctagattttttttttttggtaagtttttttttttttggtaaagggggATATTGCTGATGGGAAGGAGGGTGAGTACAACCAGCAGCCTCAACGACACACATGTCGTGAAGCCACTGAAAAGAAAGTGGCCAATCTGTCGTACGCCTAGTTGACAGGGCCTTCCTGGCTAGGACATCCGAAATATTATTCATAGTCCTAGGAATATAAGAAAAAGAGACATTTGAAAATTGAGAAGCCAGCcaaagaacatccaaaaccaaATCTTCAACCTCAGCGCAAGCAGGCTTAGCACCTTGGACGTAAAGAACTACTTCTTGATTATCTGATTCCAGCATAACATTTTCAAAACCCATTTCCAAAGCTGCTGAGAGACCACTTCGCACAGCAAGAACCTCCCCTTGAATGATGGTTCCGAAATGAGAAGGGATAGAACGGGCTAAAATAGGCGACTCAGTATGGTCTCTCAAGATCAGACCCAAGCCACCTCCAATGTTTACTCTGGAAAGGGCAGCGTCACAATTTACCTTTACTGTCCCAATCGGGGGAGGAAACCAATGCTAAAAATAGACATTTGGGTTTAAATCACTGCCATTGTTGGATGACGAAAAGCCAGGAATAGTAGCAACAAACTCCAAGAACGCCTTCTCTACGAGCATAATGACCTCAGTGGGAGTCCAAACCTTGCCATTAAAAGCCAGCTCATTGCGAGCTCTCCACAAGTACCAGCAAATAAAAGAAGCTCTAGAGAGAGCCAACCTAGCCACCTTCTTATCCTCACGAAACCAGCTATCCCAGCTTTGTAACCAATCAGCCAAGCTAGGCTCAACCATAGGAGGGGAGAACTAAAGAGGGGAACCAAACCAGACGCACCTCGTAAAAGGACAATCAAATAGGACGTGGTCTCCAGTCTCTGAAGGAGCATTACACCTGAGACAGCAGGGATCAACCTGAACCTTGCGCAACACCAAGTTTGGTCCTGTAGCTAGAGCTTCATTGCACGACCTCCACAGGAAAGCTTTAACTTTTGGGAGAGATTGGATGGACCAAATCCTATTCCAAACAGAATCTAAGGTGCCTTCCCAACTTCTGAACTTTGAAGTAGAAGCATTTGCTTTGCTTTTCTCTTCGTCTCTCTTCGCAAGCAGCTTGTAAGCGGACTTGACTGAGAACCTGCCGTTTGAAGTTGCCCCCCAAATTCTTCTATCCTCTCTTGGGAAAAAGCTAAGAGGGATCTTTAAAATTTCTGTAGCCTCCACAAGGTGAAAAAGTTCTCTAATCAGATCCACTTTCCACTGTCTACTACCCGGATCAATAAGATCAGACACCCAAGAAATAGAGCAGTGTTCGGGTTTAGGATAACTCATCCTATAATTTAGTAAAGAGGGAATCCACCTATCATTCCAAATGTCAATCTCATTGCCAGCCTCTACTTTCCACACAAGTCCTTCGAGAAGGGTATCACGGCCCAAGAGGAGACTTCTCCATCCCCAAGAAGGACGGCTTCCCAACTTCCCCACCAAGAAATCACAGTTGGGGAAATAAATAGATTTTAGGAACTTTGCCCATTGAGACTCAGGAGCCGGCCACAATCTCCAAGCAGCCTTTACAAGTAAAGCTTTATTTTGAAGCTTTGAATCTTTAAACCCCAGACCTCCCCTGGATCGACTTTGGTCTACACAACCTCTGCCATGACATCCAGTGAATTTGCTGTTTCTTCTCAGAATCTCCCCAATAAAAGCTAGAAGAAACCTTTGCCACAGAATTATGAAAAGAAGCGGGCAATTTAAAATGGGAACCCACATAGTTTGCCATAGGTGAAACCGCAGCCTTTAAAAGCACTTCCATTCCTGCATGGGATAGTAGCTTCTCTTTCCAACCTTGAAACTTACTAAGAGTCTTTTCTTTAATCTCATTGAAAGCATCCTTCTTCGAAACACCAAAATAAGAGGGAAGGCCTAAGTACTTTGAGGGACCATCACCATGTTTCACTTTGAGTATTCTAGCAAACCATCTTCTGATTCTGACATGAGTATTTGGACTAAAAGTGAGACTAGACTTTTGAAAGTTGATTGCTTGACCTGCAGCTTCACAGTACAAATCTAGACAGTCTTTAAGAGAATTAACTTCCTGCAAGTCTACTCGAGCAAACAATAAGCAGTCATCTGCAAAAAGGAGGTGGGTAATGGGGTTACTTCGATGCCTGACCCTAACCGTCCTAAGGGTTCCAGCCTCCTCAGCCTGTTTGATAACAGTAGTAAGGGCTTGAGAGCAAAGAATAAACAAAGCAGGAGAGATAGGGTCCCCTTGGCGAATGCCTCTAGAGAGGGTAACAGCACCTTTGACACATCCATTAATGAGTAAGTTGTAGGATACACTTGTAATACAAGTCATCACAAGATTCACCCAATAGTTACTAAAACCCAGCTTGCGAAGCATACCTTCAACGAACCTCCACTCCAGTCTATCATAGGCATAGGCCTTTCACATGTCCAACTTCAAAGCCAggaacttctcctttccttttttatgcTTATTTATGTAATGAAAAAGCTCGTGTGCCACCAAGATATTGTCAGAGATAAGCCTATTTGGGATGAAAGCCGACTGGGTTGGAGAGACAATTGAATCCAAAGCACCATTAAGACGATCTGCAATAATCTTTGTGATTAGCTTGAAAGCAATATTACAAAGACTAATGGGCCTCAACTGATCAGCATTTTCTGGAACTGCCACCTTTGTGATGAGGCAGATATAAGTCTTGTTTAATTCTCTAGGTATCATACCAGTCCTAAAGAATTCTTCCACAAGACCAAAGAGATCTTCTTTCACCTCATTCCAGTATTTCTgataaaaaataggagagagccCATCAGGCCCAGGAGATTTCAAGGGGACCATAGCAAAGAGAGCTTTATGGACTTCTTCAAGAGTAGGGGCAGCACACAAAGTAATATTTAGATCATCCGAAACAATCGGTTGCACCGCATCCAAGACCAAATTGAGGACATTATTATTTAAGGATTCAGATGAATGCAGGGACTGGAAATGGTTACAAAGAATATCTGACACCTCAGCCTCCGAGGAAGACCACTCCCCTGAAGCAgactttaatttcaaaattttatttctgtGTCTTCTCTTCAAAGTCGTCACGTGCAAGAAAGCAGTATTCCTATC
The nucleotide sequence above comes from Telopea speciosissima isolate NSW1024214 ecotype Mountain lineage chromosome 3, Tspe_v1, whole genome shotgun sequence. Encoded proteins:
- the LOC122655450 gene encoding MDIS1-interacting receptor like kinase 2-like, whose translation is MLSGSIPPQIGNLRNLNELDLNRNNLTGSIPMEIGYLDRLTLLYLSHNKLNGPIPAQMKKLNLTFMDLDMRYNDLEGPVPDEIALETPPESWNNNKGLCSYYWNLPCRGSKNRLKVKVPIIISLSGIIIFVAFVIVIVRFLLKRKSKNFIIDTTTAQQNGDIFSIRNYDGTIAYNDIMVVTEEFDIRYCIGTGGYGSVYIAKLPTGKVVAVKKLHRLEAEEKIFEKSFTNEIHVLTRIRHRNIVKLYGFCSHPRCNFLVYEYIERGSLAYVLGNEAEAVELDWNKRINVIKGFVHALSYMHHDCTLPLIHRDISSNNVLLDADLEPHVADFGTSRFQNPNSSNRTILAGTYGYIAPELAYTMVVTEKCDVYSFGVLALEIIMGKHPGELNSSLSFLNAKDIILKDVLDSHLPPPTQLVAQDLTFSIMLGIACLHTNPKSRPTMQYVSQKLGSPTNPDGNCSTQIHCGN
- the LOC122655449 gene encoding probable leucine-rich repeat receptor-like protein kinase At1g35710, coding for MASSFITFVMKIVVWVSLITIVSPATTTIAPKEEAKALLNWKASGSYFPDSWNANDTRPCKWEGIVCNAVGRVTVLDLSHSFVVAELDRLNFSSFQYLVRLDLSWNDGYYFGNPTTGIWGTIPDDIGMLSKLTHLFLSRNRINGPIPREIVNLKNLNQLDLSYNWITGSIPREIRNLKNLNQLYLSDNSINGSIPPEIGNLKNLNQLGLGGNMLFGSIPTQILNLENLKELRLGSNMLSGSIPPQIGNLRNLNQLDLSYNWITGSIPREIRNLKNLNQLYLSDNSINGSIPPEIGNLKNLNQLGLGGNMLFGSIPTQILNLENLKELRD